The Acidobacteriota bacterium nucleotide sequence GGTCCTGGCGGTTGTTGCTGACGGAGCTGTCGGTGCCGAGGGACACGCGGATCCTGTGCTCCAGCATGGCGGGGACCCGGGCGATCCCGGAGGCCAGCTTGAGGTTGCTGTCGGGGTTGTGGGCCACGGCGGTGTTGGTGCGGGCCAGGATGTCCAGGTCCTTGTCGGACAGCTTGACGCAGTGGGCCGCCAGGACGGTGGGCCCCAGGACCCCCAGCTCCTCGGCGGCCTTCACCGGCGACTTGTCGTACTTCTCCCTGACGGTCTTGACCTCCCCCTCGCTCTCCGAAAGGTGCATCGTCATGAGGACGCCGTACTTGTCCGCCAGCGCCTTCGCGGCCTGGACGTGCTTGCCCGAGCAGGTGTAGAGGGAGTGGGGGGCCGGGATCACCCTCACCATGGGGTCGTCCTTCCACTTGGCCAGGCAGCGCTCGGTGTAGGCCAGGGCCTCCTCGGGGGTCTTGTGGTCGGGGGCCGGGAAGTCCAGGATGGTCTCGCCGAGCCAGCCGCGCAGGCCCGCTTCCTTGACGGCCCGGGCCACGTCGTCCTCGAAGTAGTACATGTCCACCACCGTGGTCACCCCGCGCCGGATGTTCTCGGCGCAGGCCGTGAGGGTGGCCTCGTAGACGTACTCGGGGTTCACCACCGCCGCTTCCAGGGGGAAGATGTACTTCTGGAGCCAGTCCATCAACTCCAGGTCGTCGCCCATGCCCCGCATGGGGTTCATGGCGAGGTGGGTGTGGGCGTTGACCAGGCCCGGCAGGACCCAGCGCTCCCCGAGGCGGACCGGGCGGTTCCGCGGGTACCGCCGGAGGACCTCGGCCGCGGGGCCGACCTCGATGAGGGTGTCGCCCTTCACCACCACGGCGCCGGGCTCGAAGATCCGGCACTGGCCGTCCAGGGTTACCACGTGGGCGGCGGTTAGGACCGTCACCGCGGGCCGTGCGGCGGGGCGCGGCTTCGCGGCGGGCGCGGCCTCCTGCGCCGCCAGCGGCGCGAGGGCAAGGAAAAGGATGGAAAGCGCCAGTATCCACCGCACTCGTATGAACTTCATGAATGACCTCCGTGTGCCTCGAAAGGAAGCGCAGACGTGCGGCCTATTTCACCACAAAGCCGCCGGGCCGCCAAGCACTTTTGACGCGCTGCCCCCGAAGTGGCGGCGGCTTCAGCCCAATGTCCCTGACATTTGATACCCTCGCAAAAAGCCCTTTTCTCTCACAGAGGCACGGAGGCACAGAGAAATGCAAATCGTATTTAATAGAATCAACAATCCTTATGATTCTTCTCCGTGCCTCTGTGAGATCACAACCAGGACTTTTTACGAGGTCATCAATTATTTGCCGTCTTCGGGGACTTTCTTCAGCTTGATGGACTTGATCTCGACGCGGGTTTTGGGCTCGGAGCCTTCGCACGCCACGGCGGCGATCTTCTCCACTGTCTCCATGCCGGACACCACCCTGCCGAAGGCGGTGTACTGGCCGTCCAGGTGCGGCTGAGGGCCCAGGCAGACGAAGAAGGAGGTCAGGGCGCTGTCGGGGTCCGGCGTGCGGGCCATGGAGACGATCCCCTTTTCGTGAACGGTGTCGTTGAACTCCCGCTTGAGCGGGTGGACCCAGCTCTCGGCGATCTCGTCGGGCGGGGTGGAGCGCCGGGGCAGCAGCCCGCCCTGGACGCAGAAGCCCGGCACGACCCGGTGGAAGTCGCACCCGTCGTAAAGCCCCGCCTTCATGTAGCTGAGGAGGGCCCGCACGTGCTCGGGGGCCTTGTCGGGCCAGAACGCGATCTCGAAATCGCCCAGGGAGGTCTCCACCACGGCGTGCCAGGACTTCATCTCCTCCACGGCGGCTTTCGCGAAGGCCGGCCGGCTGACGGGCCGGACCTCGATCTTCCGAAGGACGATCCGCTCCGTGGCCCGCTTGCGCTCGTCCACCGGGGCGGCGCCGATCCGGTCCGCGACGCGCATCCCCGCCGCCACCTGGCCGAAGACGGTGTACTTGCCGTCCATCTGGGGCTGGGGGCCCAGGCAGATGAAGAACTGGCTGCCGCCGGTGTCGGGCTGGTCGGGTAGGGTCATGGCCACCACCGACCCGCGGATGCACCGGAGCGCGCCGATTTCGGCCTTGAGGTCCCCGAAGCCCCCTTCCCCGTAGGTCTCGGCCTTCGCCGGGTCCTTGGTGTTCGGGTCGCCGCCCATGATGACCCCGTTCTTGTAGAGCCGGAAGAAGGTGGTGCCGTCGTAGGAGCCCTCCCGGGCCAGCTTCAGGAAGTGGGCCGCGTGCGCCGGCGCCTCCGCGGCGTGAAAGCGCACGACGAGGTCGCCGTAGTCCGTCTTGAGGACCGCTTCCACGCCGGCAGGGTCGTCGGGCGCCGTCTCCCCGGCCGCCGCCGGGGCCGACAGACCGGCACACAGAAGAACAATGCCAACAAACAGCCGCTTGGTCTTCATGGAAACTCCTCATCCGGGAAAATCGGTCTCCGCGGCGACAGGGGCATGTCCGCGGACAATCTCTTTCTACCACGAAGTGCTCTGCCGGGAGCATGAAATCATCCGCGGGAGACCGTGCCCGGGACGTCGGCCTTATTGCTTTTCCTTGAAATATTTCGCCAGGGGTGAATCCTTGGGGACCCAGGAACGCGCCTTTTCCCACCACTGCTTCCGTTGCTCCTCATCCCCCATCGCCCCGTAAAGTTGGGAGATGTTCATGGCCAGTTCGGTCCGGACCTCGTCGTCATTGGTGTCCAGAGCGGTCAGGCAGCGCT carries:
- a CDS encoding amidohydrolase; amino-acid sequence: MKFIRVRWILALSILFLALAPLAAQEAAPAAKPRPAARPAVTVLTAAHVVTLDGQCRIFEPGAVVVKGDTLIEVGPAAEVLRRYPRNRPVRLGERWVLPGLVNAHTHLAMNPMRGMGDDLELMDWLQKYIFPLEAAVVNPEYVYEATLTACAENIRRGVTTVVDMYYFEDDVARAVKEAGLRGWLGETILDFPAPDHKTPEEALAYTERCLAKWKDDPMVRVIPAPHSLYTCSGKHVQAAKALADKYGVLMTMHLSESEGEVKTVREKYDKSPVKAAEELGVLGPTVLAAHCVKLSDKDLDILARTNTAVAHNPDSNLKLASGIARVPAMLEHRIRVSLGTDSSVSNNRQDLFHAMDLAAKMHKAERNDATVLKAFEVVRMATLGGAEAIGAADRIGSLEAGKKADLIVVDLSRPEYAPVYNVFSHLVYVAHGEAVESVMAGGKWLMRDHRLLTLPEERIRALNEKWRGILARKLSSR
- a CDS encoding peptidylprolyl isomerase; protein product: MKTKRLFVGIVLLCAGLSAPAAAGETAPDDPAGVEAVLKTDYGDLVVRFHAAEAPAHAAHFLKLAREGSYDGTTFFRLYKNGVIMGGDPNTKDPAKAETYGEGGFGDLKAEIGALRCIRGSVVAMTLPDQPDTGGSQFFICLGPQPQMDGKYTVFGQVAAGMRVADRIGAAPVDERKRATERIVLRKIEVRPVSRPAFAKAAVEEMKSWHAVVETSLGDFEIAFWPDKAPEHVRALLSYMKAGLYDGCDFHRVVPGFCVQGGLLPRRSTPPDEIAESWVHPLKREFNDTVHEKGIVSMARTPDPDSALTSFFVCLGPQPHLDGQYTAFGRVVSGMETVEKIAAVACEGSEPKTRVEIKSIKLKKVPEDGK